The sequence ATGGGCTATAGATTTCATAAAATAGGATAGTCACGGGCTCAATCGTCTGCTCAAAAGCTCTAGTGCCAACGACCGTTAGCTTTTAAGAACAACTCTCCATAACATCGCATATGAgacaaagataagaagcaccaAATGCAAAAAGATCAACCTGAATGGAACTTTGAACCTCTCAACACTACCAAGAAAGAGATGATATACTGGGTGGTGAAAAACAAATAGTGTATTGATTAACCCTAAAAATAAACAAGTTGGGCACCGCAGCAATAAGGCATACTATGATTTCAATAATGGGGAAGGTCAAAACACTGAAGATTGTATGCAACTAGAAATCAAACTCAACCAACTGGTAGAAAGAAGAATACTTGACTGTTTCTTGCAGAAATTAACAAAGGCACGCGCGACAGAAACAAAGAAGTCTCCAACGAAGGAAAAGCTCATCAAGGAGtcattaatgttgttattgAAGGACCATCCTGAGATCGCTCATAAAAGGAAGAGAGCATACGAGGATAGGCAACGACTACATGACTCAATATTCGAGTTTTCATTCAGCAAATTAAAAAATACTCTGAGACAATCCCATGAAGATGTCTTACTAGTAGAGATAGTTATTGAGAACTTCATGGTCCAAAGGGTGCTCGTCGACATATGAACTTCCCTAACATCATCAACCATAAGCCATACATGCCTTGAAAATAGACTTGGACACGTTGATCCCCACTCTTTCTTCCCTAGTAGGCATAAGTGGCCACATGGTGCTTCTATTGGGCACCATCAAGCAAAAAGTAGAGATTGGGGATGGAAACCCAAAATGAATTGCCAAAATAAATTCTTTATCATGGACAACATATAACGCCAGTATGGGGATACCCTACTCTTAGAATCATATGGAACCATTTTTATAAGACACCTAGCTTAGTAGATACCTACAAAAAGGGGAATAACGATAGCTAAGGGAAATCAGACACTCGCTACAGAGACATACGTCACCTCACTCAAGCTGAAACTCACTAATTTAGAAATCTGAGAGGAAGAAAGAGAGTGGGTGAAACCTATTGGAAAGATTCAAACTTTCTGGTTaactaaaataaagtaaaaaaaggTTGCAGCAGAGCTCCAGGTAGAGGCAAAGGAAAATGCAGTAGAAACTTTAGCTTTGTCTTTGCATGTTGTCCAAAATATGTCATAGGAGTGTTTTCGGAGATCATGACATGCACCCTAAATGTACATTTAGAAGAAGAACCAATTATGCAACGGAGAGACAAAAGCTTATCAAGGTGGAGAACGATAAATTGATCAACTATGGTCACATCAAGGCAATCATTACGCCTTACTTGTCGCTTTTTGGCCACTTAGATGGCACCTAGCCCGCATGGAGTCCGTCTAGATGCCATCTGGGTGGCagtcaaaacaaaaaaaaaattgttttattataattcgTTGTTGAACATTGTCGCATGGTTTTGAGTAAATTGTGTTTGTTATTTTCTGATGTTTTTGTTTAATTGTGTTCTccatttattttcatatatggtTTCACACTTTAAAGACAtcatttcataattttttagtgaattatattatttatacacattatattttacttgtttgatttgtttcaatgatattattGTTTAAATGTTGTTGTGGACATATTTTTAAGGATATATGTcacaaatatacatgtttttctatactaaaattattttatattgttatttttacatagtataatacatgttttttattgtatttatataataatttatttattaataaataagaaaatataaaaatacaaatccggtTAATCTCTGATTAATCCTCAAGGGCCCTATCTGTCTCACTAGCACCTAACCTTTTTTTTACAATCCtgatattaatattataaaagGATAAAGACCAAATTTGGTCTTAATGTTTAAAGGGGAGTACATATTTAGCCTTAACGTATGAAATaatgcaaatttaaccctaacgtttccaaacaagatcaattttagccttacgttataaaaaatttgaaacgattggtttgactgttatttaattgtcacttcAAATATTCTAAACATCAAATACGTCTAAAATATTTAGAGTGTTACTAAAACAATTACAAAAAATCTGGTAAAATACTAACAACTAAGTCTGACACATATGAactaatcacaattttttttgtcaaactgtcTATAATATTTACTgtattactaatatagttacaaataaccaataaaaaaCGTGTGAAACTACTTCAGTTTattgacaaacttgtttggaatgtccaatataacaattaaataacaatcaaataAGTTTTTCCAAATTTTCAGTAACATAGTAATATAGGACTAAAATTAATCTTACTTGAAAATATTTGGGTTAAATTTTTACCATTTCGTACGTCAAGGTTAAATCAGGACTTCCCTTAACGTCAGAGCTAAATTTGACCATTATCCCTATataaaattacatatatatatattattattatattatatttgggttaaggtgcaaaaatacccctaacgttttgggtcaggagcaattttacccctaacgtctaaaatggtgcaattttacccctaacgtttgtagccaaaatcaattttacccctaacgttgataaattgggtcaatttcagacactttcatcaaactgtcttctcggtcatgaatcttatcatctacctTCACACATgcattattttatcagtaacaaatcacaaacatatgttggaatgtgaaaaaataaaaaaaaaaatattaaaaaaaatatactgtcttttgtacgaattagataaaaaaaattcaaaaaattcaccgaatttataaatattaatctccaattttattattaaattacaaaaaacatgatatcctttttttagaatgaattgatatgcaattggtgcaaaataaagaaaaaaaataactgtattttataatagtgtctgaaattgaccaaatttatcaacgttaggggtaaaattgcaccattttagacgttaggggtaaaattgctcctgacccaaaacgttagggtatttttgcaccttaacccgtAATATTTTTAAGATGGACATATGcaagttggatttggatttggatttgatttttaagccgaGAATCAAAACCCACCTATAAGTTGGATTTAGGcccaatatttttaaatataatttcgTTAACTCCAACCAATCCATTTAAACTCTAGATATTTGCATGTTATCAATCTAACCAATTTAACCTAGCTCATAGATAAAACTATtggagtaaaaaaaaaacatagatgGATTAACTTTCTTATCAGTTTTTTTTAAATCGATCAGTGAATCGTGTAGCGTATTCTCTAATAAGAATTATCTATTCTGAGTCTGGTTGTAGAGTGTGAGTTTATATTCcccttcctttttttttgtagcgTTTTGCTCGATGATTCTTAATAAAATTTCCCTTTCCTTTAAAAAattttgaattaattatatttttatacacAAATACTAAATTTAGGAGCAAACTTaatcttttatctatttttctctatggaaatataaaaaataaataatagtcTATGACTATTAAATAAAAGTCATGTCATTGATTGATTATTTCCCTAACACTAAATTAACTATATAGTCTTTGTTAATTAGCAACTTTATGTCAATTACTGAAGCTAAATATATTTAGGGAGAATTTTACGGATGATCGGTTCATCCCTAAGACCTCTTTGAAATTGCATTACATGGCGCAAATTTAAGAGGATATaagcagtggcggagccaggaattCAGATTTGGGAGGCTAATTTTAGTCGTGTGGATGAGGATAAATTTTTaaagtccagcccgttagggCTGGGTAAAACCTCCAACACGTTAAAACTACAAAAAtcttatcattttttagaaattagcattgaactaatagaattaaatatgtttagtacttttttttaatagtaaacacataataaaaatgaattcaaaagtgttatcaaaataaagagttcatttaaattaattaataatggtaacatgtttttataattatggaaacataaagttaaaataaataaaaacttgctaaaagaaaatgaggttgTGGGGATTTGAACATAGACCTCTAAAATTGAAGCATGCAttcttaaccatctcatctagctttaaatattaaaatgaaaCTACATAGAGTAAATATATACTAATTTTAGAGGGGCTATAGGGAACAAATCGATAAGTACTCAAAGACGGAGCCGGTGGCCGGGGGACTCCGGCCCCCCTGAGCCCtgggctggctccgcccctggatATAGGAGGACAGTCCTCTCTAGAAAACCCGTGTATTTCAGTAGTTTTAgtagattaaatataattaatttcaaatgattcactttgaatttgaatttctttctcGTCCATCTTTTATCCATTTCAAACTTACAATATatcattataaaaatattataaaaatgcTATCGTGACATAGAATAACTTTCTAAGTGTTATTTATCTCTTATATATTTAAACCTTAAGTTGACAAAAATAGCACTATCAAAATACTATATTACTTATTTGGCTTTTAAAATTGGTTAGGTGTCTCCAACTCTTCTCAAACCTGATGTTGGAGGCTTGGAGATACCGGCTTGGAAGTTATTCTTCTAACTCTCCCTAATTTCTACCCCAAATTTAGGAGGAAATACATTAACTCCCAAAATATAAGGAGTTACGGTTCACAATTATTAGATCTGTCCATGAGCTCGAATATCCGCTCGGTCTGTCCAGGTCCGTGCCCCTTAGGTCTGACTTTGACAATGAAAATTAATCTTACGTCTAGCACAATCTAGGCCTGCTAAAACCCGTCTATTTTTTGGACGGATTTAGAACTGATAAAAAAATAGCAAAGAATGGCCCGCCTATAACATTAACTAATGAATTTATTTGTTAAATgtttattttaagtataaatttattttttataattaaaatttttgtATACATTTTCAGTGGGTTTACATGGACTGAGtttgaaatttaaatttaaacctGAATCCAATCCAGTCCAAACCCAACTAAATTAATAGCAGATTAGATTGGATTTGGACtgagtatttttacataaaagCTCGATAcatgtaaaaatattataatattaataaaagtgatagataaaatgaaataaaggaaataatatTTGGAACATAGAATAGTGGATCCAAGGAAAAATGGAGAAtggtaacaaaaaaaaaatctaagtaacaaaaaaaatttgatcCATAAATTTAGTTTGTAGGATAATTTGgtgtaaaataaattttaaattttaatctagtttttttacttattttaaGTGTCAACACTATATGATTGAAGATCGGAGCTGGCTGCGGTGCTTCGATGGGTATCGTGATTGGCGGCTTTTCAACGGAAGATGGTTCGATGGAGGTCCTCTCGACGGGCAGTTAAATGTAACACGGACACGATGGCATTTGCAGACGAAGATAAGTGCGGACTCGGGGCTGTGGTACGTGACGAGACGGGGACCTTTTTATTTTGCGGTACATACAAGTATGCTTTGGTTGGAGAGTCTGATTTTTACACATGTCGAATTCGAAACAAATGCTAGACATGCGATTATTTTTCGACAGTTTTGTCAAGTTGGCTTATTGATGTAATTTTTGAGAATGTGGATAGTATGATTGAATAATAggttctatgcttactttgtcgAACatagtaagctttactttgtttttttctaccatttgatgagcttactttgtcaaagttcatcactaTCCAAtgggtgtcttctatggttactttgttttttacaaagtatcattacttggtgtgttttcaccattggatgatgaatTAGAAAACTAATCcaatggtaaaaacaaacaaagtaaggcttcatttgttaaaaacaaagtaagcatagcctttaccctatccaatggtagaaaaaacaaagtaaaacttactttgtcaaaaacaaagtaagcataacctAACCCTTGAATAATATGTtgctttatatttatatatatatatatatatatatataactctaaatattaatttaaagtTTGAATTTTTacctaaaattgattttaaaagTTGTGTCATATGTACTACTATGACTCCTGATCTTTCATCTTTCGGTTCATTAGgcttttgatcttttatttggatatattaagtctctgatcatttatttttggtctcattaagctcttgatgaccaaaaaaataattttcaacATTAAATTTAGTTAACATACTGTTATTCAATGCACTTGCATTtgagatttgtattttttcaatGTTTGGATGCAATTTTGGATGTGTGATGTGGCTatagaaaaactgtaaaaaccttaattcaaactataaaaaaataatttttttaataatttcaaatacagatgaaattaataaagtatttttaacagaattagatgttcataaCTTATGATAAGAGGTtcaatgtatccaaataaaagatgaaggacttaataaaccaaaaatgaaaaatcaggagcataatgatgctttttgcctatgtACTATCGCACATAAGCAAATTAAaagatctttttctttttacattTTTCCAATATTATCACAACcgaactattaaaaaaaatattatcataACCGGAGCAAACTGAATTCTTCTACTTTTTCATTTATTTGATTCAGGTTTCTAACTCGGAGTGTGCTTGGGGTGCCAACCTCGTTGCAGTATGACACACTGATTACTTTAGTTAACCTTACCATTTTGTCTGATTCACTGCAGATACATCACTCCATGGCAAATCATTCCATTGATCCAAAATAACATCATAGTGAAAAAGCATCACAACAAATTCACTGATAGGGAACTGCAAAACTACCAGTAGATGTTGAAAGTATTCAAATAGATGGATGCAACATAAAAGACTGCAATAATGTTAAGCATTACCAGAAGGACTGAAATGAAAGATCTTACTTGTTTATATTCCCGTCCAGCAAATCAAAGAAACTGCAACGAAGAGCCTACAAACGGTAATGGAAAAGAGGCGCATGAGAAACTATAACTATAGATTATTTGAACAGAGAGGGAAATTGTTAAGCAGATTGACCATAACCATAATGAAAGCAGAAAAAATGGGAATCACTACAAACATAATGAAGGAAACAAGGTCCAATAATCACAAGTAACATTGTGtggaaataaaatattagctTCAGCAGAATGAAGCAAAACTGCAATTGAATATGTGGATATTTAATAGAAAGGAAAACTTAGAAAAGATGAAGTTTACTGATATATCTAGatagaaaacaacttaaacctGAAATTAAATTCTAACACAACAAACTTCAAAACAAAGTACCTAATGTAAGGTTAATTTGCGACCTGAAAACTATAACTACGAGGAAAACGACAGTGTTGCAAAATGGATCACATCCTGTCGACTAGGAACTGGCAGAGTGGACTTGCGGCCCGAGAAGTATAACTAAGTCAAAAACAACAGTGTTCTGAAACATGCATCAGATCCTGTCGACAAGGAACTTCGCCAAGGAGTTGATAGGTTTATCAGTGTCAACACCTTCAATTCCCCGACACTTGATCTTAATTCTGGCAAGATAATCAGCAGCAATCCAGGCAAAGCTCAACATTGTTGCACTTCCACCACTAGCATCAGGCCTTTGTAATTTCACAGACTTCTTTATCCATTCCGGATGGTACGCAACCTGGTACCACGCTGACGCCTTCTGCTCATATCGCGAATTTTTCTCCTCATCGGTGAGTTCCTCGAAATCCGAATCCATATCCATCTTCTCAAAGACTTGGCGGAATTCCTTCTTCAGTGCACTGTAAGAATGCTTAAGCCTCTCTTTCAGTTCCCCTTGCTTCCGGCTACCGTGTTTCTGCATTGACCAGATGTGACCTGTTACGATCTCTTCTTCTCTTTTCACAGCATACTGCCCCAAAAGACCTTTCAGCTGTCCATCATATGAACACTTATGATTCCATGCATCATCGATATATCTAGCAGAACCGAGTTTCTCCAGATCGTTATCGTACGGGATATCACTTGGAACAAAATTAAGCTCAGAAGATGTAGCCACATCCTCATCATCATAACCATCTCTAACGTGGCGATAGAGTCTTCCCAAAATTTTGGTTGAGTTGTAGGTCTGAAACTCATCCTTTCCCATAAAGTCTGGATACATTTTCGGTTTCAGATGCTGTGGCATACTCACCAGCTTTCCAGTTTTCGGAAAGTCAACAGCTGTGGCAGCTAACTCGGCCAGTTCTATACACTTCGGATCCAGAGCCCCGTATACACTCATGTCAGCATGGACAACATGAGCATTACAGATTGCCCCCAAATTCTCATTTGTCATGTTCCTTGCAAAAAATTCTATAATATCCTGCAAATTAAAACACAATCTTTCAGATCTTTTCTGTCACGAAATTCATTCTATAAATTGTTCATTAAAATCACACCTCGGATCAGATAATACTACACAAAACAAACATTATATCATCCGGCATATACGATTCTGTTTAAGAAAACTGGTTCTTAAGCTTTTCAGATAATACTACAACTGTATATGTGATTTGGAATTAGTTCTTAATGTTTTTGCCGCATTTGCTTATGAAAGAGAATGAAAGGATATTTGTCAAAACACATTACTGATTATTCAAGATTCAGGAGGAACTACCTGATGACTGACAGGGCGGCTTAATAGTTTCGCCTCCGCTGCATCATATTTCATAGGCGGCCAACTTCTCTTACCTGGAGGAATAAGATTTTCATCCCACGTCACAAAGTACAGATCCCCATCAAGGTCACTTCCTGAAGCTTCATTGGTATGTGGCCTGTCACCCTTCTGGGGAAAAACGAGGCAGTCATGTAAGTGGTGAAGTTCGGGAGCATCAACTGCTTTCAAGATCCTTACATCTCCTGGATGTAGACAAGGATTCTTAGCTATGACCACAGTTCCTTTGATTACTTGCAGATTCTTCTTTGTCTCTCTGAAACTCGAACCGTGTTTCGAGAAACAGTTCTCCAAAGACGGGTTGGACACTTGGATAAAGCACTGGCCGTGTTCAATCACCCCTAACTCGTCCAAGCAGCCCATCAACCATCTTCCTGAAGGAACAAAGATTCTAGCCTTTTCCCTAAGTCCCCAAAGCTGTGCCGCTCTTATACAAGTAAGCATGCCTCGTAAATGAGGTTCGTTTTTAGGCCTAAAGCCTGCACTCAACATTATTGCTGCAGTGTGACCTTGGTCGGCACAAGATGCAGTTATAACATCAAAAGCTATATTGGCATCTTCGAGCATCTGGTCTAGTTGAAAGATCATACCTGTCTGCATTTCCCAGAATATTTGATCCGGGACCTTCAGCGCTGAAAGTAATGTGATGATTTGCCTGTTCAAGAAACCAGGCTGAAACCTTGTCCACGAGCAGATTTCCAAGGTCGTGTGGACTGAGTAAAACTTGTTCATACTGGGCCTCAAAGACAGGAGGACCCCATTATCACCTTGTGCCGGCCAGCATGCCACAACTCCTTTACAGCCTGCATATCTGATTTGGTAAGCGCAGGGTGGGTTATTACCCAAATTCAATTTCTCCGCAACTTCCCTTGCGAGATCTGGTGTTATCTTACCAATGCCATCAGAGAAGTTATATTCCCCCCTCTCAATATCCGGaatctccttcatcttctcagATGGAACTTCAACAGTTGCATATGTAGAAGAGAAACACTGGCCCATTCTGGCAGCACATTTTGCAACGTTACGGTTGGTGAACTTCCCCATCCATTTCCTGATTTGTTGAACACTAGTTTTCCCATCTTCGGCAAAAAACCATGCAGAACGATCCCTCAATTGATTGGATGAAAAAGCCAAAAATGAGTATTTCCGACCACATATGTAAAATCCATCAGTCAAAATGCACTTCACCCTTTTAAAGACTCTTGTCTTCTGAGCAAAATTGTTCGAAGTGATATCTTTTACAATAGGTGCAGCATAGTAAGAGAGAGTGTTGGAATTGATTGTTTGCAAACCCTCATCCATAAAGGTAACTCTTAGAAACCGATCGCCAATGTCCTTGTATTTTCTCAAAACCCGATTGGAGAGTTCTACTTCAGGCGGAAGGCAATAGGCTCTTGAAGGAGTAACAACCAATCGCCTGATTTCTGCAATATCGTCCAGCTTTTTCGGCCTCTGTAAGAGCTTCGGGTTCTTCAGCACCCACTCTTGGACAGCTTTGAGCCCATTCTGCGCATCAAACATAGGCTGCTTATAGGAACAGATGTGCTTCAGAGCAACCACGTTAACATCCGGAGGTTGCTCTCTCAGTAAATGGAAGAAGCTTTCAGATAGTTGATGCTGATTGAATATCCCTTTATGCATGACAGCATTCAGTAGGAAAATCACTTCGAAAGCTATCCCCTTCTTGTGATGAATGCAAAAGAAAGGATCTGACATAGGCATCCCGTATTCTGGTTCGTCCAGGAATTTGAGAGGTTGTTGAAGGTTGTTCTGCTGCACCCTCCGTtcttttaggaaattcaaaaCTCTCCTCAACTTCATACCATGGCGAGCGGGGACTGAAACTCTATAAGAGTTGCATCGACCAATGGCCCCGCTAGGTGTAAAATCAGTTGTTCGGATCCAAGGATCATCATCATCCAATAAATCAAACGGAACTAACACTTCAATGTCATCATCAGCAGTTCGATACCATAAGAAAGGTGCTGATGCTAGCTGCAACACGATAACAAGACCGAAGGTGTCAGTATACTGTTTAACATCCCTAATTTCTCTCACCCGGAATTCCAATTTAAAATCGCATTTCAAAACCGCGTATTCATTTGTGCCTTTGAAAGAGAAGGCAGTGTCCCTTGTGAAACAAAATCTGCATGTCCCGTCAAAAGGATCAACAAGAAAATCAACCCCAGAAGAAGGTCCTTTCCAACCAATCATGAACTCATCTTTGCTAATCAGTGTTCCAATATCAAGACCCACATTGGATAATTTGAAGGGTGTTGTTGTTCTCCTCCTTTGATTCAAGTGAAATGGGTTCTCAGGACCCAGACTAACCTTCAATGGCTGACCATTCAAGAAAAGCTCACAACGTCCTGCAGCATTCTTGGTCCAAATAGCCGATTCGGGTGACGCAAAATGCACAAAAGCATGGGGCTCTACCCTCCTATAGCCATCACTTGTTGCAAGATCTTTTGCATTTGTTACTTCAAAATCTGGATAGGACTCTGGAGGGGTCCAAGATGTCTTCAACCTGCACCGCCAAACCTGTCCAATCTCATTTTCCAAATATTCCACCAGATCTTTTGCCTTCACATGTTTGTCGAATCCGCCAAAACTAACTTGAGTTACCACTGTGTCCCTTACATCTATTTCCGTCTCCATCACTTGGCTGGAGATTGTTTCCAATAAACAAAATCTTCTGATTAAACACCTGAAAATAGGAAAACCAAACAAACAGATAATAATTAACCCATTAAGAATGGAAAATAACCCCTTTTGGATATGGGGTTTTAGGGGAACTGACAGAGAAGAACACAAGATGCTAACCGGCACGTTCCAAGGAATTCTTCCCTCTCTCACTGGAGCCAAAATAGAATAACAATTCGTCTCCCATATTACCTATTAGCTATAGGTATTTATACAAAAGTTAACGAGCTAAACTAGGAAAGCtaataaaaacaaatacaaTTACGTATTGACTATTGACTAAGACCATTGACCAAGAGCATTGACTACTTCCATCTATTCACACTGTTCCCATATGTCCTCAAGATGAGTTAAATGATATATTTCAAATATAAgaaattgtaattaaaatcaaaatgcacaaaaataaataaataagtcatGTTAATATTCTTAATAAATTCTAACATGCAATAAAACTTATGTTCTGAAGTCAACATATTCAACTAAAAAGTAAATCCTAAGTTAACTAATAGCTATTTCTTATCAAAAGTCTCCAACTTCAAGATTATGCATCtttctctcaatttttttttcttctaagaTTGTTCAGTTTGTAAGTCTGCCtcttttccttttgtttttgtttattcaTGGACACTAAATGTGTCTAATCCATGGAGATTGAACATGTggataaataatataaaaccctagaaaataacCTGTGACACAAAAGGCCTGccagggcacatctgtgataaCCATGTCTAGGTGCAAAAAGGTGCACCTTGGCGTCACCAGTTGCAATATCCTCCACCCTAAGGGGTGCTAAGGTGCCAGACCTTGACCCTTGTACGTACAAGCCATGGCGTCGCCATTAACAACTATGGAAAAGATATGATAGAAG comes from Euphorbia lathyris chromosome 8, ddEupLath1.1, whole genome shotgun sequence and encodes:
- the LOC136202374 gene encoding RNA-dependent RNA polymerase 6, giving the protein METEIDVRDTVVTQVSFGGFDKHVKAKDLVEYLENEIGQVWRCRLKTSWTPPESYPDFEVTNAKDLATSDGYRRVEPHAFVHFASPESAIWTKNAAGRCELFLNGQPLKVSLGPENPFHLNQRRRTTTPFKLSNVGLDIGTLISKDEFMIGWKGPSSGVDFLVDPFDGTCRFCFTRDTAFSFKGTNEYAVLKCDFKLEFRVREIRDVKQYTDTFGLVIVLQLASAPFLWYRTADDDIEVLVPFDLLDDDDPWIRTTDFTPSGAIGRCNSYRVSVPARHGMKLRRVLNFLKERRVQQNNLQQPLKFLDEPEYGMPMSDPFFCIHHKKGIAFEVIFLLNAVMHKGIFNQHQLSESFFHLLREQPPDVNVVALKHICSYKQPMFDAQNGLKAVQEWVLKNPKLLQRPKKLDDIAEIRRLVVTPSRAYCLPPEVELSNRVLRKYKDIGDRFLRVTFMDEGLQTINSNTLSYYAAPIVKDITSNNFAQKTRVFKRVKCILTDGFYICGRKYSFLAFSSNQLRDRSAWFFAEDGKTSVQQIRKWMGKFTNRNVAKCAARMGQCFSSTYATVEVPSEKMKEIPDIERGEYNFSDGIGKITPDLAREVAEKLNLGNNPPCAYQIRYAGCKGVVACWPAQGDNGVLLSLRPSMNKFYSVHTTLEICSWTRFQPGFLNRQIITLLSALKVPDQIFWEMQTGMIFQLDQMLEDANIAFDVITASCADQGHTAAIMLSAGFRPKNEPHLRGMLTCIRAAQLWGLREKARIFVPSGRWLMGCLDELGVIEHGQCFIQVSNPSLENCFSKHGSSFRETKKNLQVIKGTVVIAKNPCLHPGDVRILKAVDAPELHHLHDCLVFPQKGDRPHTNEASGSDLDGDLYFVTWDENLIPPGKRSWPPMKYDAAEAKLLSRPVSHQDIIEFFARNMTNENLGAICNAHVVHADMSVYGALDPKCIELAELAATAVDFPKTGKLVSMPQHLKPKMYPDFMGKDEFQTYNSTKILGRLYRHVRDGYDDEDVATSSELNFVPSDIPYDNDLEKLGSARYIDDAWNHKCSYDGQLKGLLGQYAVKREEEIVTGHIWSMQKHGSRKQGELKERLKHSYSALKKEFRQVFEKMDMDSDFEELTDEEKNSRYEQKASAWYQVAYHPEWIKKSVKLQRPDASGGSATMLSFAWIAADYLARIKIKCRGIEGVDTDKPINSLAKFLVDRI